From Sus scrofa isolate TJ Tabasco breed Duroc chromosome 18, Sscrofa11.1, whole genome shotgun sequence, a single genomic window includes:
- the GIMAP7 gene encoding GTPase IMAP family member 7, with protein MADSKDSTLRIVLVGKTGSGKSATANTILGEKRFESKLSPHAVTKTCQQASRKWKGRELLVVDTPGLFDTEEKLDTTCREISRCIFYSCPGPHAIVLVLQLNRHTDEEQKTVKLIKAVFGETALKHMMLLFTRKDDLEDGSLSDFIGDADANLQRIIRECGNRYCAFSNCSRTDQAEKEAQLQELVELIEQMVRDNDGAYYTDSIYEDVDERLRNHKETLKILNEELQMECENIEKKYAHKPLPEKEKEKELVRRRHSENVRTLTEEAEKSILEAVFSKIKNLLSRCGKYFGNDVHCVVS; from the coding sequence ATGGCTGACTCCAAGGACAGCACGCTGCGGATCGTGCTGGTGGGGAAGACGGGGAGTGGGAAAAGCGCGACAGCCAACACCATCTTAGGGGAAAAACGATTCGAATCTAAGCTTTCTCCCCATGCCGTCACCAAGACCTGTCAGCAAGCCTCCCGGAAGTGGAAGGGGAGAGAGCTTCTTGTCGTAGACACCCCTGGGCTCTTTGACACGGAGGAGAAGCTGGACACCACCTGCAGGGAGATCAGCAGGTGCATCTTTTACTCCTGCCCCGGGCCTCACGCCATCGTCTTGGTCCTGCAGCTGAATCGCCACACGGATGAAGAGCAGAAAACCGTGAAGCTGATCAAGGCTGTGTTTGGGGAAACAGCCCTGAAGCACATGATGCTCTTGTTCACGCGCAAAGACGACCTGGAGGACGGCAGCCTGAGCGACTTCATCGGGGATGCGGATGCAAACCTTCAAAGGATCATCAGGGAGTGTGGAAACCGCTACTGCGCCTTCAGTAACTGCAGCAGAACAGACCAGGCTGAGAAGGAAGCCCAGCTGCAGGAGCTGGTGGAGCTGATCGAGCAGATGGTGCGGGACAATGACGGGGCTTACTACACCgacagcatctatgaggacgtagACGAAAGGCTGAGAAACCATAAGGAAACCTTGAAAATTCTCAATGAAGAGTTACAAATGGAAtgtgaaaatatagaaaagaaatatgcCCATAAACCACTgccagaaaaagagaaggaaaaagaattggTGCGGAGGAGGCACAGTGAAAACGTAAGAACTCTAACGGAAGAAGCTGAGAAGAGTATCCTTGAGGCTGTTTTCAGTAAGATTAAGAATCTGCTTTCGAggtgtggaaaatattttgggaatGATGTACATTGCGTTGTTTCTTAA